The following proteins are co-located in the Malassezia restricta chromosome II, complete sequence genome:
- a CDS encoding 2OG-Fe(II) oxygenase superfamily, with protein MPSANIKPWIPPLPSRKTDFDWAPLETLDLSLITGDDMDQVPESVVEQVGNAFCTTGFMYAVNHGLSYDQVLRQFSIAQHGFDEINDSEKNRCVADMLHAGSFVGYKPMGHWKINGVKDRIEQLNFGSQNFKAEDRKRYPAQIQPYVDEVREFARFNHDVILRKVLSVLSLVLKLPVHTLWELSKDQESKGLDLLRFALYRPPPPEDDEAVDGVRLQGHTDFNTVSILWSQPITSLEVLMPDNIWRKVRHEANAVVLNLGDAMHFISGGFFKPTIHRVVAPPEDQKHYNRLGVFYFALFNENVVLEPLMESDIVKKASQEHDFWSERHSRGLPAVTAGEWERMRVRAYGQGGQKKGSDGHDHEQIAGVNVTLYNSIQNVPKVARKIDGVNEHAPARVIHATS; from the coding sequence ATGCCTTCTGCTAACATCAAACCGTGGATTCCCCCTTTGCCTTCAAGAAAGACTGACTTTGACTGGGCTCcgctcgagacgcttgATCTGTCCTTAATCACAGGAGATGACATGGATCAAGTTCCTGAGTCTGTTGTGGAACAGGTAGGTAATGCCTTTTGCACAACGGGCTTCATGTATGCCGTAAACCATGGCCTCTCTTACGACCAAGTTCTGCGTCAGTTCTCTATCGCGCAACACGGATTTGATGAAATCAACGACTCTGAAAAGAatcgctgcgtcgctgaTATGCTCCATGCTGGTAGCTTTGTTGGGTACAAGCCTATGGGCCATTGGAAAATCAACGGCGTGAAAGATCGTATCGAACAGCTTAACTTCGGGTCGCAGAATTTCAAGGCTGAAGACCGCAAGCGCTATCCTGCCCAGATTCAGCCCTatgtggacgaggtgcgcgAGTTCGCTCGTTTCAACCACGATGTAATCTTACGCAAGGTCCTTTCTGTACTGTCTCTAGTGCTCAAGCTTCCAGTACACACTCTGTGGGAATTGTCGAAAGATCAGGAATCTAAGGGGCTAGACCTGCTACGTTTTGCTCTTTATCGCCCACCTCCGCCAGAGGATGACGAAGCGGTAGATGGAGTTCGTTTGCAGGGTCACACCGACTTTAATACTGTGTCGATTCTCTGGTCACAGCCCATTACGTCACTGGAAGTCTTGATGCCTGATAATATTTGGCGCAAAGTTCGTCATGAGGCGAATGCCGTGGTGTTAAATCTTGGTGACGCTATGCATTTCATCTCTGGTGGTTTTTTTAAACCAACCATTCACCGTGTAGTGGCACCGCCTGAAGATCAGAAACACTATAACCGTCTTGGTGTGTTCTATTTTGCTCTCTTCAATGAGAATGTTGTCCTTGAACCCTTGATGGAGTCAGACATTGTCAAGAAAGCGTCTCAAGAACATGACTTTTGGTCTGAGCGTCATTCACGCGGTTTACCTGCTGTCACGGCGGGCGAATgggagcgcatgcgtgtACGTGCCTATGGACAAGGTGGTCAGAAGAAAGGAAGCGATGGTCACGATCACGAGCAGATCGCAGGCGTCAATGTAACGCTATACAATTCGATTCAGAACGTGCCAAAGGTGGCTCGCAAGATTGATGGTGTCAACGAACATGCACCCGCCCGCGTGATTCACGCTACTTCGTAG
- a CDS encoding MFS sugar transporter, with protein sequence MSSSMGDDAYTEMEEKKTVVSNDSDFSFDVEGTKRSEPKFDAEIRNPLVGLAHEEIERRVYYFVKEKGLEEHQDIFLKGALCAQVQESGDYSAIKTLTEEEHRLLRQECERKWRQPFLLYFLAICCSIAAAVQGADESVINGALLYFPSQFGLFTGYCDYYTKDPHTGACNEQLLPHVNPSWTRQDVTNDISKNNWLLGLVSSAPYLCCAVLGCWVSSPMNKIFGRRGATFVSSLISFATCIWQAVTNNWWHLFLARFIMGFGIGPKSATVPVYAAECAPPLIRGALVMQWQTWTAFGVMLGNAFGLMFYQVKDTTSIHGLNWRLMLGSACIPAIFVMAQIYLCPESPRWLMKQGLYKKAFASMHRLRNTPLLAARDLFLAHCLIELEHESGEVKGHHPVWQLFSVPRIARATWASTIVMFGQQFCGVNVITFYSSTIIQEANNNSIRDALLGSWGFGFVAFVFTIPAWYSIDIWGRRTLLLFTLPFLAIFLLITGFSFWIDHAKTNTRLGVVLMGIYVYAAFYGMGMGPVPFTYSAEAFPIHVRDVAMSYATAVLWFFNFILSITWFRMKEAFTAQGSFGWYAAWCIILWLLVSLFVPETKGLTLEELDSVFSVPLGKQVKNHIRMVWYKGSRVMKGS encoded by the coding sequence ATGAGCTCCTCTATGGGAGACGATGCGTATACAGAGATGGAAGAAAAGAAAACTGTAGTATCGAATGATTCTGATTTTTCTTTTGACGTGGAAGGTACAAAGAGATCAGAGCCCAAGTTTGACGCTGAAATTCGCAATCCACTGGTGGGCTTGGCTCACGAGGAAATAGAGCGCCGAGTTTACTACTTCGTGAAGGAAAAAGGACTAGAGGAACACCAGGACATTTTTCTTAAAGGAGCTCTTTGCGCGCAGGTTCAAGAATCGGGGGACTACAGTGCTATCAAGACATTGACTGAAGAAGAACATCGCCTCCTCAGGCAAGAGTGCGAGCGCAAATGGCGACAACCATTTTTGCTTTATTTTCTAGCCATCTGCTGTAGTATTGCTGCAGCTGTACAAGGCGCCGATGAATCTGTAATCAATGGAGCTCTGCTTTATTTTCCGTCACAGTTTGGTTTGTTCACGGGCTACTGTGATTATTATACCAAGGATCCTCATACTGGTGCGTGCAATGAACAGCTACTTCCACACGTGAATCCATCGTGGACGCGCCAAGATGTAACAAATGACATAAGTAAGAACAATTGGTTACTTGGTCTTGTTTCTTCCGCTCCGTACCTATGCTGTGCCGTGCTTGGTTGCTGGGTCTCGAGCCCTATGAACAAGATTTTTGGGCGACGTGGAGCAACTTTTGTTTCTTCATTGATTAGTTTTGCGACATGCATTTGGCAAGCTGTAACAAACAACTGGTGGCACCTGTTCTTGGCACGATTTATCATGGGTTTTGGCATTGGGCCTAAATCAGCGACGGTCCCCGTGTATGCAGCTGAATGCGCGCCACCTCTGATTCGTGGAGCTCTTGTGATGCAGTGGCAGACGTGGACGGCATTTGGTGTTATGCTTGGCAATGCTTTTGGGTTAATGTTTTATCAAGTGAAAGACACTACATCTATCCACGGTCTGAACTGGCGTCTGATGTTAGGAAGTGCCTGTATCCCTGCGATATTTGTCATGGCACAAATATACTTGTGCCCCGAATCTCCAAGATGGCTTATGAAGCAAGGTCTTTATAAAAAGGCATTTGCTTCCATGCATCGCCTACGCAATACACCTCTGCTTGCAGCCCGGGATTTGTTCTTGGCTCATTGTCTGATTGAACTTGAGCATGAGTCGGGAGAAGTGAAAGGTCATCATCCTGTTTGGCAGCTTTTTTCCGTACCGCGAATTGCGCGAGCAACATGGGCAAGCACCATTGTCATGTTTGGACAGCAATTCTGTGGTGTTAATGTTATTACTTTCTACTCAAGTACGATTATTCAGGAAGCAAACAACAATTCCATCAGAGATGCATTATTAGGCAGCTGGGGATTCGGCTTTGTCGCATTTGTTTTCACTATTCCAGCGTGGTATTCTATTGATATATGGGGTCGGCGTACTCTGCTCTTGTTTACATTGCCGTTTCTTGCCATATTTCTTCTCATCACTGGGTTCTCTTTTTGGATTGATCATGCCAAAACAAACACTCGACTCGGTGTAGTTCTGATGGGTATATACGTATACGCCGCATTTTACGGTATGGGAATGGGGCCGGTACCATTCACGTACAGTGCAGAAGCATTTCCCATTCATGTGCGTGATGTGGCCATGTCTTACGCTACCGCCGTGCTTTGGTTTTTTAATTTCATCTTATCAATCACATGGTTTCGCATGAAGGAGGCATTCACAGCTCAGGGATCATTTGGCTGGTACGCGGCATGGTGTATCATTTTATGGCTTCTTGTCTCGCTGTTTGTACCTGAAACCAAAGGTTTGACATTGGAGGAATTGGATAGTGTCTTCAGTGTACCCTTAGGGAAGCAGGTCAAAAATCACATTCGCATGGTATGGTATAAGGGAAGCAGAGTGATGAAAGGGTCTTGA
- a CDS encoding cyclin produces the protein MSRSNVRLTCNLRQQPIPHFGETSLPFLSKGAGQGIYESCHAKGVKNVTSFSPQTCANLVCFIWFAETSALPPLQQCPSGADHLCTDSNSAISSNRVGPHFLTAFGEHANCCDATLPSPSRTIPSQRFSAFVNNILKTTQVSDSIIKLSLYYIYSLKVRNSGLHGQLGSEYRLFLTSLILANKFLDDFTYTNKTWSDVSHTPLYEITKMEMQLFSGIGTSANISAENFRHWCATLDVLVKQRDRDFNLLQLRENTPSGAFCSSPPTTAWSSSSSPATPPVLTPHFNPVVLNHHAIGDPTVVAQSSKKRKRCLQSDIIDLKGVYPSRQRLVAPLNAENSVQYISGSTVNQTTSPDLAAPPCLNPDSQNIISTGFLHAGLKSEPLKPHMHSLSGRYTYASKDCMRINGNVDIMCMGAQKSPQMSSDARNVTFGATSSNSMTIPELYWMPNLSPNAFDAEISPTPRKLGYYQLASGYPYGIPAFITMAPFRNVSSSPDQSEQNPISTQMGMHTAPEATQAPHAFTSIPNEFDVLHQLQRCPSLSVHPIKMRSVQTAWGT, from the coding sequence ATGTCACGCTCGAATGTTCGACTGACATGCAATTTGAGGCAGCAGCCAATACCCCATTTCGGCGAAACTTCGCTGCCGTTTCTTTCTAAAGGTGCTGGGCAAGGTATCTACGAATCATGTCATGCTAAAGGTGTAAAAAACGTCACGAGCTTTTCGCCTCAGACATGTGCTAACTTGGTTTGCTTTATCTGGTTTGCAGAGACGTCTGCATTACCACCGCTTCAGCAGTGTCCTAGTGGAGCGGACCATTTATGTACTGACTCTAATTCTGCGATATCTTCGAACCGAGTAGGTCCGCATTTTTTGACTGCCTTTGGTGAGCATGCGAATTGTTGCGATGCTACACTACCAAGCCCGTCTCGGACGATTCCGTCGCAAAGGTTTTCAGCCTTTGTGAACAATATTTTAAAGACCACACAAGTTTCAGATTCTATCATAAAATTGTCTTTGTACTATATTTATTCTTTAAAAGTCCGCAACTCTGGCTTGCATGGACAATTGGGCAGCGAATATCGACTTTTCCTCACATCGTTGATTTTAGCCAACAAGTTTCTCGATGATTTCACCTACACGAACAAAACATGGTCGGATGTTTCTCACACTCCACTGTATGAGATAACAAAAATGGAAATGCAGCTGTTTTCTGGAATAGGGACCAGTGCTAATATAAGTGCAGAGAACTTTCGGCATTGGTGCGCTACGTTGGATGTGCTTGTGAAACAAAGGGATAGGGACTTTAACTTATTACAACTAAGGGAGAACACACCCTCAGGCGCATTTTGCTCCTCACCACCAACTACAGCTTGGTCTTCTAGCTCTTCGCCTGCCACACCCCCCGTTCTTACGCCGCATTTTAATCCTGTGGTGCTAAATCATCACGCAATAGGTGATCCGACTGTTGTAGCGCAGTCTTCGAAGAAACGCAAGCGGTGTCTACAAAGTGACATAATTGACTTAAAGGGCGTTTACCCGTCAAGACAGCGTCTGGTTGCCCCATTAAATGCCGAAAATTCCGTCCAGTACATCTCTGGCAGTACGGTGAACCAAACAACATCGCCAGATTTAGCAGCCCCACCATGTTTAAACCCGGACAGTCAAAACATTATTTCAACAGGCTTTTTACATGCTGGTCTCAAAAGCGAACCCCTAAAGCCACATATGCATTCTCTTTCTGGTAGGTATACTTATGCCTCCAAGGATTGCATGAGGATCAATGGAAATGTTGACATAATGTGTATGGGCGCTCAGAAATCGCCTCAGATGTCGTCAGATGCACGGAACGTTACATTCGGGGCCACTTCAAGCAATTCAATGACTATTCCAGAGCTGTACTGGATGCCTAATTTGTCTCCGAATGCATTCGATGCCGAGATATCTCCGACACCTCGAAAGTTGGGATACTACCAACTTGCATCTGGATACCCATACGGAATTCCTGCTTTCATCACAATGGCACCATTTAGGAATGTCTCGTCCTCACCTGATCAATCGGAGCAGAACCCAATATCAACGCAAATGGGTATGCATACAGCTCCCGAAGCCACTCAAGCTCCTCATGCTTTTACTAGTATTCCTAATGAATTCGATGTTCTGCACCAACTTCAACGATGTCCATCTTTATCTGTCCATCCTATCAAGATGCGTTCTGTTCAAACTGCTTGGGGCACTTGA
- a CDS encoding zinc finger protein, whose protein sequence is MGKLKMGNSVVTSEPRSSRNGSSGPALFQCQGFGDCRMVFTRSEHLARHIRKHTGERPFQCHCLKNFSRLDNLRQHCQTVHEDKPELNEKLLQKLASVHSNMSSANKVSSVNGKVDMKDHQKKRKADSEPFNLNGIESKRMAHMADLPLIDSKSSAKSNQVTQTRPSNDIKTNLSSAFANGTDYMIPTLARQPPPATNQAGSCTPVSGRISPPYFFANYIRPNSISEAPRYPGSYWPASFSFTRPPISKNSRTYLQPLSSMASGASLQYSPFHDTPAPPSIRSGLNNGMALNKHALRAPSQNDREKLMPLPSMLDRYSKERSQITSSSALESNPTSLKHWSLASTKQGQKSSSILTPVHYSKLKRSSLEPRHSNAPYTAPILDSDRSRLYAPYLLSRQDVPAPKTIPERYPFINKYHSTRYRLPTQSACQRLPRNLTSNETLSTSLPVSSGTRFTPWSTVKAQNAQNTFAIP, encoded by the coding sequence ATGGGAAAGCTGAAAATGGGTAACTCGGTTGTGACGAGCGAGCCTAGAAGCTCGAGAAACGGATCTTCTGGTCCTGCTCTCTTCCAATGCCAGGGATTCGGTGATTGCCGAATGGTTTTTACACGAAGTGAACACCTTGCTCGTCATATCCGGAAGCACACTGGTGAGCGACCATTCCAATGTCACTGTCTAAAAAACTTTTCTCGTCTTGACAATCTCCGTCAGCATTGTCAAACTGTGCATGAAGATAAGCCAGAGTTGAATGAGAAATTGTTGCAAAAACTAGCATCTGTACATTCCAATATGTCTTCTGCAAATAAGGTTTCGAGTGTGAATGGGAAAGTCGACATGAAAGATCACcaaaagaagcgcaaggccgACTCGGAGCCTTTTAATCTGAATGGCATCGAATCTAAAAGAATGGCTCACATGGCTGACCTTCCTCTGATTGACTCGAAATCATCAGCGAAGAGCAATCAAGTAACTCAAACGCGGCCATCAAATGATATTAAAACCAATTTGAGCTCCGCTTTTGCGAACGGAACAGATTATATGATACCCACGCTGGCTCGTCAACCGCCTCCTGCGACAAATCAAGCAGGCAGTTGTACACCTGTATCTGGTCGTATTTCACCGCCGTATTTTTTTGCCAACTATATTCGACCTAATAGTATTTCCGAAGCCCCACGTTATCCTGGATCGTATTGGCCGGCATCATTCAGTTTCACACGACCACCAATTTCGAAGAATTCGCGGACATATCTTCAACCTTTGTCCAGCATGGCGTCAGGTGCGTCTCTGCAATATTCGCCTTTTCATGATACTCCTGCACCACCTTCAATTCGAAGTGGTCTGAATAATGGTATGGCTCTTAATAAGCATGCATTGAGAGCGCCATCGCAAAATGATCGAGAGAAGTTAATGCCATTACCAAGCATGTTGGATCGGTATTCCAAGGAAAGGTCTCAGATTACATCAAGTTCTGCCTTAGAATCAAATCCGACAAGTTTGAAGCATTGGTCGCTTGCCTCGACGAAACAAGGTCAGAAGTCGAGTAGCATACTAACTCCCGTTCATTACTCAAAACTCAAAAGATCCTCCCTCGAACCGCGGCATTCAAACGCGCCTTATACTGCTCCTATTTTGGATTCTGATCGTTCGCGTTTGTATGCGCCATATTTATTATCCCGACAAGATGTACCCGCCCCAAAAACGATACCCGAGCGATATCCTTTTATAAACAAGTATCATTCTACACGCTATCGTCTTCCGACACAGTCTGCATGTCAGAGGCTACCTCGTAATCTAACTTCTAATGAAACACTGAGTACTTCGCTTCCTGTATCATCGGGTACGCGATTTACACCTTGGTCTACTGTCAAAGCACAAAACGCGCAAAACACTTTTGCAATTCCATAG
- a CDS encoding transporter, with amino-acid sequence MKSISRVSGAPVSFVSYVIGSLASIGGLLFGWDTGQISDLVIMNDFKQRFSQGPPGEKDWTPWIKGLVVSLLSAGAILGAAFGAPVADRFGRKYAISLGCIVYFVALIIQISSEHDWAQIAVGRAVDGFGIGWISATVPLYNSEIMPRQVRGAMVGSYQLCVTLGLLLSYCCCYATHKYGDSGEWRVPIGVGFGYGLILCLGILVCPESPRWLAKKGKFEQAKKVLAFMRGVGQDDKFVNDEYTEIKTEVEKEAEMQEGNSWLDCFSFKHKALYRTLMAVLLQMGQQLTGANYFFYYGATIFAPVELVSDKEDNSYIAQIILGAVNVFTTLPGLYALDKFGRRTCLLVGAAWMTIWLIVFSTAGVCGHDDGNPGNVSDKSIAILMICSACFFILGFASTWGPGVWTSVAELAVPQLRAKQMALATMSNWTWNFNLAFFTSPITDDIHFYYGYVFVGCVVAFFLIVFFFLYETANLDLETVQLMFMDSSVKPWNSAHWVPSGRESRFDLKHDIEHDQNESNFDVAVNDLYQNTNEG; translated from the coding sequence ATGAAGTCAATTTCCAGAGTCTCCGGAGCTCCGGTTAGCTTTGTATCCTATGTAATAGGATCATTGGCTTCCATCGGCGGCTTGCTTTTTGGTTGGGATACAGGTCAGATTTCAGACCTGGTAATCATGAATGATTTTAAACAAAGATTTTCACAAGGTCCACCTGGGGAAAAGGACTGGACTCCATGGATTAAGGGTCTCGTTGTCAGTCTCTTGAGTGCGGGTGCCATTCTTGGCGCTGCATTCGGCGCTCCAGTCGCTGATCGATTTGGCAGAAAGTATGCGATTTCACTCGGGTGCATTGTATACTTCGTTGCTTTGATTATTCAAATCTCTTCCGAGCATGACTGGGCACAAATTGCCGTTGGTCGTGCTGTAGACGGTTTCGGTATCGGATGGATCAGCGCTACCGTGCCTCTCTACAATTCTGAGATTATGCCACGTCAGGTTCGAGGAGCTATGGTCGGCTCTTACCAATTGTGTGTCACGCTTGGACTGCTATTATCGTATTGCTGCTGCTATGCTACCCACAAGTATGGCGACTCTGGTGAATGGCGCGTACCAATCGGTGTTGGATTCGGTTACGGTTTAATTTTGTGCTTGGGTATACTGGTTTGCCCAGAAAGTCCTCGCTGGTTAGCAAAGAAAGGAAAGTTTGAACAAGCTAAAAAAGTTCTTGCCTTTATGCGCGGTGTGGGTCAAGATGACAAGTTTGTGAATGACGAATACACAGAAATCAAGACTGAGGTGGAGAAAGAAGCCGAAATGCAAGAGGGCAATAGTTGGCTCGATTGTTTCAGCTTCAAACACAAGGCGCTTTACCGCACTCTTATGGCTGTTCTTCTGCAGATGGGACAACAGCTTACTGGCGCTAATTATTTCTTTTACTATGGCGCCACCATTTTCGCACCCGTTGAATTGGTATCAGATAAGGAAGACAATTCATACATTGCCCAAATTATCCTTGGCGCAGTCAATGTTTTTACAACTTTACCCGGCCTATATGCGTTAGACAAGTTCGGAAGGCGTACTTGCTTACTTGTTGGTGCAGCTTGGATGACTATCTGGCTTATTGTATTTTCAACTGCCGGTGTTTGTGGTCATGATGATGGCAATCCAGGTAATGTCAGTGATAAGTCGATTGCAATTCTTATGATTTGCTCGGCTTGTTTCTTCATCCTCGGCTTTGCTAGCACATGGGGCCCTGGTGTTTGGACATCTGTTGCTGAGCTGGCTGTCCCCCAACTTCGCGCTAAGCAAATGGCTTTGGCAACGATGAGTAATTGGACATGGAACTTCAACCTCGCATTCTTCACATCCCCAATCACTGATGATATTCACTTCTACTATGGCTACGTGTTCGTCGGATGCGTTGTTGCCTTTTTCCTCATTGTATTCTTTTTCCTGTATGAAACGGCCAACCTTGACTTGGAAACTGTACAGCTTATGTTTATGGACTCATCAGTCAAACCCTGGAATTCTGCACACTGGGTGCCATCTGGTCGTGAGTCGCGATTTGATCTGAAACATGATATTGAGCATGACCAGAACGAATCCAACTTCGATGTTGCTGTTAATGATCTGTATCAAAACACCAATGAAGGATGA
- a CDS encoding splicing factor 3B subunit 4, producing the protein MSRDLERNQEATCYIGNLDERVTDEIVWELMLQAGPIAHVYLPKDRISQMHQGYAFAEYQTKGDAEYSCRILNGIKLYGKPIRVNLSSNEKQEVDIGANLFVGNLDSGVDERLLYDTFATFGGVVGAPRIARDPTTNVSKNYGFVSFDSFEAADAAIESLNNQFLLNRPITVMYALRKDGKNGERHGSEAERLVAAQARKHHVLPTAQDAYGMPSASWPATSGNVLPGAG; encoded by the coding sequence ATGTCAAGAGACTTGGAGCGAAATCAAGAGGCAACGTGCTACATCGGAAACTTGGATGAGCGTGTAACAGATGAGATTGTATGGGAGCTGATGCTACAGGCAGGTCCTATCGCGCACGTTTATTTGCCAAAGGATCGTATATCGCAAATGCACCAGGGCTACGCATTTGCTGAGTATCAGACCAAAGGAGATGCTGAATATTCTTGTCGTATCCTGAACGGAATAAAATTGTATGGAAAACCTATTCGTGTCAATTTGTCATCGAATGAAAAGCAAGAAGTGGATATCGGCGCGAACTTATTTGTCGGAAATTTGGATTCAGGTGTAGATGAACGTCTCCTGTATGACACCTTTGCCACGTTTGGAGGTGTTGTTGGAGCGCCTAGGATCGCGCGTGATCCAACCACTAACGTGTCGAAAAACTATGGATTCGTATCTTTCGATTCTTTCGAGGCAGCAGACGCTGCAATCGAATCGCTGAACAACCAATTTTTACTCAACCGACCTATAACAGTGATGTATGCGCTTCGAAAGGATGGAAAAAATGGTGAGCGCCACGGGTCTGAGGCTGAACGTCTTGTTGCAGCCCAGGCGCGTAAACACCATGTCCTTCCAACGGCTCAGGATGCATATGGAATGCCTTCAGCATCATGGCCCGCTACCTCAGGTAATGTTCTGCCAGGGGCTGGCTGA
- a CDS encoding Mn2 homeostasis protein (Per1) yields the protein MIPMRKFLRNFIGLIALFLTLSVNASVGDRSYKFALCRSSCAQDTCRNHRPLSITDDTIVLPDPLPWYLIMFGWTCESNCEYHCTHRITNEALKRVQDIKMRVTNGVKAEQSELTLLNERWELQLEADLEKDVRLREACGALEFLGPSGKCLPRLASPPPALKTDSEIRRQIEAEVARELAQLPVIDKRTVQYFGKWPQLRVLGMQEPMSAVFSFMNLCVQIYAMKKLFRERLPLSFPLRNVYRSHVMIAAVAWIASTVFHTRDLWWTERFDYFSAAAVLMSGLFMSLCRIFQVLPRTPLFSRLLSACVGAWVLHVLYLLSNRRMDYTYNMTVCLAVGVIHNLLWIMYARMPRMMQQVRVMLMRLAHDHSHAHSKAILSPKQCRSLELLVLLMFAAPALELFDFPPLFRLLDAHALWHCATVPLSWWWYHWLVEDAHECLVTHAWFIDQHGTTAAEFDELHTPTLQSDAKSAAATSALPVSMQQPIVDTTSIGQMMPSHLTPYATRVHEFLRSLRGWTRNIAHSLRTMFISP from the coding sequence ATGATACCTATGAGGAAGTTCTTGCGAAACTTTATAGGTTTGATTGCTTTGTTTTTGACGCTCAGCGTGAATGCTTCAGTTGGTGATCGATCTTACAAGTTCGCTCTTTGCAGGTCGTCATGTGCTCAAGACACGTGTAGGAATCACCGTCCTTTGTCTATTACGGACGATACAATCGTGTTACCAGATCCTCTACCATGGTACCTAATTATGTTTGGTTGGACGTGCGAGTCGAATTGTGAATACCATTGCACCCATCGAATTACCAACGAGGCTCTCAAGCGAGTACAAGATATCAAGATGCGTGTCACCAATGGAGTGAAAGCAGAGCAAAGCGAGCTCACTCTATTGAATGAGCGTTGGGAGTTGCAGCTCGAGGCTGATCTAGAGAAAGACGTGCGTCTAAGGGAGGCATGCGGGGCACTTGAGTTCCTTGGACCTTCGGGCAAGTGTCTGCCTCGACTTGCATCACCACCGCCAGCTTTAAAGACTGATAGCGAGATTCGTCGCCAAATTGAAGCTGAAGTTGCGCGGGAGTTGGCACAGCTTCCTGTCATTGACAAGCGCACGGTGCAATACTTCGGTAAATGGCCCCAGCTCCGTGTACTGGGCATGCAAGAACCCATGTCGGCTGTGTTTTCTTTTATGAATTTATGCGTACAAATTTACGCTATGAAGAAATTATTTCGTGAGCGATTACCCTTATCGTTCCCTCTTAGGAACGTGTACCGGTCTCATGTCATGATTGCTGCTGTCGCATGGATAGCCAGTACGGTGTTTCACACACGTGATTTATGGTGGACAGAGCGCTTCGATTACTTCtccgccgcggcggtgctCATGTCAGGTCTTTTTATGTCGCTGTGCCGCATTTTTCAAGTTCTTCCGCGAACGCCGCTATTTTCACGTCTTCTAAGTGCCTGTGTCGGTGCATGGGTCCTACATGTGCTCTATCTCTTGTCAAACCGTCGGATGGACTACACTTATAATATGACTGTCTGTCTTGCGGTGGGTGTGATTCACAATCTATTATGGATAATGTATGCACGCATGCCccgcatgatgcagcaggTTCGTGTGATGCTGATGCGTCTGGCTCACGATCATTCGCATGCACACAGCAAAGCGATCTTGTCACCGAAGCAGTGCCGCTCGCTTGAGCTGCTTGTTTTGCTTATGTttgctgcgccagcactTGAGCTCTTTGATTTCCCTCCTTTATTCCGCTTGCTGGATGCTCATGCCTTATGGCACTGTGCGACGGTGCCTCTTTCGTGGTGGTGGTACCACTGGCTTGTGGAAGATGCACACGAGTGTTTGGTGACGCATGCATGGTTTATTGATCAGCATGGTACAACCGCGGCGGAATTTGATGAGCTGCACACCCCCACGCTTCAGAGTGATGCCAAATCAGCCGCGGCGACTTCTGCGCTTCCTGTTTCCATGCAACAACCCATCGTTGATACCACGTCTATTGGCCAGATGATGCCTTCGCATCTGACGCCTTATGCGACCAGGGTCCACGAGTTTCTCAGGTCACTTCGTGGATGGACTCGGAATATCGCTCATTCGCTCCGGACCATGTTTATAAGCCCATAA
- a CDS encoding translation initiation factor 3 subunit J, translated as MSDWENDDDVQPSAPAFVPRRKFEDEDLEDDDVKDDWEEEDEEPKPAPVPAPEPKKRMSVKQKIAEKEAMRQNDTGNDFDDWDLEESQVDETEQRRKEKEAQMRSDLDNAAALLGSASIDENREGKNTTESSGTLASAKPSSKEDWEAFAKSLYETFIQPKASLPGFDKHFFPQMLTLLTTQGLRDVDMRKGSTKLRELAENKVKMDKEFKKTGGNLKRLQNNKPKQVVTNHAKNDLDLKAYGDEALDDDLDFM; from the exons ATGAGCGATTGGG AAAACGATGATGACGTTCAACCCAGTGCTCCCGCCTTTGTTCCACGCCGTAAATTCGAAGACGAGGATCTGGAAGATGATGATGTGAAGGATGACTGggaggaggaagatgaAGAGCCCAAGCCAGCGCCAGTGCCAGCGCCTGAACCGAAGAAACGCATGTCCGTCAAACAGAAAATCGCTGAGAAGGAAGCTATGCGACAGAACGACACAGGCAATGACTTCGATGACTGGGACTTGGAGGAATCCCAGGTCGACGAAACGGAGCAGCGACGTAAAGAGAAGGAAGCACAAATGCGTTCAGATCTCGATAATGCTGCCGCCTTACTTGGCAGTGCGTCTATTGACGAAAATAGGGAAGGAAAGAATACGACTGAGTCATCTGGAACGCTCGCAAGCGCCAAGCCATCAAGCAAAGAAGACTGGGAGGCGTTTGCCAAGTCGCTGTATGAGACGTTCATCCAGCCCAAGGCCAGTCTGCCAGGCTTTGACAAGCACTTCTTTCCTCAGATGCTTACTCTTCTGACCACACAAGGTCTGCGGGATGTAGACATGCGCAAGGGCTCTACGAAGTTGCGCGAGCTCGCAGAGAACAAGGTCAAAATGGATAAAGAATTCAAGAAAACGGGCGGTAATCTTAAGCGCCTGCAAAACAACAAGCCCAAGCAAGTGGTCACCAACCATGCAAAGAACGACTTGGACCTCAAGGCATACGGTGATGAAGCCCTGGATGATGATCTCGACTTTATGTAG